A segment of the Leptolyngbya sp. NIES-3755 genome:
GTGAGTTTCAGTTTTTGAAGTTAGTTCATCAGCCGTCACCTCAATATGCTTTATCTGATGTGTTTTCCCTCCTGAATCGTGGAAATGATTTGTATTCGGTGCTGAGCATTTTTAAGAGGCTTGGATCTCTGGTGCAGCACTGATTGATTCTGTTTCGGTCAAGCGTCCTCCGATCATTTGTCCGAGCTTTTCGACGGTGAGTTTTGAGGTTTCGATCGGGGAAGAAACTTGACCGCCGCTAAAGACTAAAACTCGATCGCTGTATTGCATAATTTCATCCAAGTCCGATGACATAAACAAAATTGTTGTTCCGGTCTGACATCGGGCAATTAATTGTTGCCAAACCCATAAGGTGGATTCGATGTCTAAGCCGCGTGTGGGATGTTCCATTAACAATAGATTTAAAGGCACAGGTAACAGTGCGAGTTGAGTTCGTTGCTGGTTTCCACCTGATAGACGCTCAACCTGGGAAGTAGGTTTGCCTCGAATGTTGAAAGTCGCGATCGCTTCAATTGCTTTTTGATGACTTCCTTTCCAGTCGATCATGAGCTTCTGTGATGGATTTCTCAAAATCACATGCTCGTGTATCGATAGTCCTCGAATTAAGCCATCTTTTAATCGATCGGCGGGAGAGTAGCCAATTCCAGATTTGAGATAGTCCGAATAAGGCTTTTGAGTCATATCGGAATCATCGATCGTGACTCTCCCCGATGCAGGTTTGATCAATCCAGCACAAAGGAGTAACAAGAGTTGCTGTCCACTTCCTTCAAGTCCTGCAAGCCCGATTACTTCGCCTTTGTAAGCAGTGAAGCTGCCCATATTTAGAGTTAAGCGATCGTCTTTTACAACAACATTGTTCAACTCCAACATGGGTTCAGTTTGTCGAGTGACAGGTTTCATCGGTGGAGCGAGTTCTTTGCCGAAGATTAGATCAATTAGAACCGAGTCAGGGCAAGGAATTTTAACATTGCCGACGACTTTGCCGGAACGCATGACTGTGACTCGATCGCACAATTCCTCGACATCTTCCAACTTATGCGACACAAAGATCACAGATTTACCTTCGGAAGCCAGTTGTCTTGCAGCATTGAACAATGCAGTTTTTTGATCTGCTGAAATTCCAGTCGTTGGCTCATCGAGAATTAGAGTTTTAACGCCCAAAGAAAGTAAGCGAATGATTTCAAGCTGTTGACGCTCTCCGACTGTGAGATCAGAAACGCGATCGTTGGGATTGAGCGAGAAGTTAAACGATTCAGTCAAGCGGAGAAATTCTCGACGAGCGCGATCAGGATTCACGAACTTCAAACCAGAGAAAATACCTTTGGAAAGCACTTCACCTCGACCCACCATGAAATTGTCTAAGACCGTTAACGGTGGGAAATCGAGCGGATCTTGGTGCAACATTCCAACCCCCGATCGAATCGCATCGGCTGGAGTTCTGACATTTGCAGGCTTGCCATCGAAGAGAACTTGACCCGAATCGCGACTGATGAAGCCACTGAGAACTTTCACGATCGTGCTTTTACCCGCACCATTTTCGCCTAATAATCCGTGAATGCTACCTGCTTCGACAGTCATCGAAACATCATCATTCGCAAGTACTGTTCCAAAGCGTTTTGTAATCTGTTGAAGTTCGATTCGCATAGTTTCACACAGCAGTAAAAATGTGGTTCGCATCGACTACGAACCACGACTCATCCTATTTACTCGGACCTTCCATTCCCGCCAACAACTGCGGCATATACCAAATTTGTTGGTCAGTTGCAGTCGCTCCCGCTTTTACAAACTCAGTTCCATCCTGGAATTGAATCGGACCGCGATAAAGATTAATACTGCCATCTGCCATGCCTTTGACAAACTGATCCAGGAACTTCTTGTTATCGCCCAAAGCCTGTCCAGGATTAAAGCCGATCATGTTCTTCTGAGGTGAAGTCAGGTTTTGGAAGTCTACACCTGACCAGACAAATTCACTTGGATAGTTACCTGATTTGGCTTTCTGAAGAGCATCTGTATATGGCAGTGACCAACGGTAGAAAGGGACCCCCAGACAAATATTTGGAGCGAGTGAACACCCTGTTTCTAAGTCGTAGTGCACGAACTTGACGGGTTTTCCAGCATCAGCGGCTTTCTTCCCTTGAACAGCAGCTTCAGGCGTATCAATTCCACTCATCACCACATCGAAACCACCATTGTAGTAATCATCTGCAACTTTGGTCGGATCAAGCGTTTTGCCGGGAATGTTGAACCAGAAACCAATCCAAGTTACTTTGAAATCCAGATCGGCAGCAGGACGTTTGCGATAGTTCTCCCAGCAATATTTAGCACCGAGAAATGCAGCAGAAGCATAGCGTCGGGTCTCATCATTGATCAAAGCACCGAGATAGCCGATTTTCCCGGTTTGTGTTCCTAATGCAGCAGAACATCCTGCAATCATCTTGCCGAACTCCATCCGTCCCATGATGTTGCTCAGGTTCGGTTGATTCTTGAAGTTTTGCCCTTCTTTCCAGGCATAGTCACCCGACGCATGGATCACTTTCACATCGGGATGTTTTTTCGCGGTTTCG
Coding sequences within it:
- a CDS encoding sugar ABC transporter, ATP-binding protein (similar to AA sequence:cyanobase_aa:LBDG_54970), with translation MRIELQQITKRFGTVLANDDVSMTVEAGSIHGLLGENGAGKSTIVKVLSGFISRDSGQVLFDGKPANVRTPADAIRSGVGMLHQDPLDFPPLTVLDNFMVGRGEVLSKGIFSGLKFVNPDRARREFLRLTESFNFSLNPNDRVSDLTVGERQQLEIIRLLSLGVKTLILDEPTTGISADQKTALFNAARQLASEGKSVIFVSHKLEDVEELCDRVTVMRSGKVVGNVKIPCPDSVLIDLIFGKELAPPMKPVTRQTEPMLELNNVVVKDDRLTLNMGSFTAYKGEVIGLAGLEGSGQQLLLLLCAGLIKPASGRVTIDDSDMTQKPYSDYLKSGIGYSPADRLKDGLIRGLSIHEHVILRNPSQKLMIDWKGSHQKAIEAIATFNIRGKPTSQVERLSGGNQQRTQLALLPVPLNLLLMEHPTRGLDIESTLWVWQQLIARCQTGTTILFMSSDLDEIMQYSDRVLVFSGGQVSSPIETSKLTVEKLGQMIGGRLTETESISAAPEIQAS
- a CDS encoding bmp family protein (similar to AA sequence:cyanobase_aa:LBDG_54980), with the translated sequence MTKYWLSRMLRQAGFAIALGSIVGACGTGNTPNQTASSPAAGGSGDFVVGMVLVGPRNDAGWNQAHYEGIEGAVKNVPGTKLEFVDKVNPADRPNVRGSQVADDLIAKGAKLVIFNSDDFKDDALETAKKHPDVKVIHASGDYAWKEGQNFKNQPNLSNIMGRMEFGKMIAGCSAALGTQTGKIGYLGALINDETRRYASAAFLGAKYCWENYRKRPAADLDFKVTWIGFWFNIPGKTLDPTKVADDYYNGGFDVVMSGIDTPEAAVQGKKAADAGKPVKFVHYDLETGCSLAPNICLGVPFYRWSLPYTDALQKAKSGNYPSEFVWSGVDFQNLTSPQKNMIGFNPGQALGDNKKFLDQFVKGMADGSINLYRGPIQFQDGTEFVKAGATATDQQIWYMPQLLAGMEGPSK